In a single window of the Drosophila albomicans strain 15112-1751.03 chromosome 3, ASM965048v2, whole genome shotgun sequence genome:
- the LOC117567046 gene encoding prominin-like protein isoform X3, giving the protein MTADYLKPKATRHKKSAVKRRHRQIAYLAICSLSVIIFGFALATLIRPTHAADADGTGMVWREGYEGFGTTHEQNHLPHYPHPEYTPYKHTTNYTKSPKYFTEAMDPVYNFTHLVFDKFFVRKTALPPGYIVVKDQDSLALGPKVDENDWRDLLQHYWIVLIFVFIMLLLVIIVPFIAVCYCCFCCCRNCKEGCPPCDSEKDGRKRCCYGLMMLLLIIGLLFGVIIAFVTNKMLDSGFDDTSNTLRRASDDTCTFLKDVSEHIHHLFVKNYEEMETNLNDILKNVPRHIYLDLMDTSELNLLYELQRIFNNTKQAVTLLTTLQKLDKELRFNTAQLRDLLRGAKLNVNHACTVLCGNRECLQFLKNTQIEFLDNSRCLHLDNMPNSTTYLLAMRDILTMDTANVTTAGIKRVEEIEKHIKRAIEPLTPKITSDIRKGQEQFLHQANSIRNIIDSVLMNIHTNTLKSTRTFDDVYERFGVDRSFVSVAVCVFLLVILFVLVISLVCGCCGRRRRGYRDDCCSKGTGATCLLFAILLIFCVFSVTVLVGLFYFILGMTTYTGACAPLRDQEKNDLFRQIDSVIDLNRYLPHSERVTETPLPPLRISNAIKACHADESIFELMQKNNLYDINELERIKVLRDPPENKVPIFRADYSNFSVFTKSEREELQSAANSNMSRYKGAIFLSHICKTLTPVDLPTMANQLRQLRSSLWSQWGIYDWARTALENEAFNLEKIYDEFYNKIITGVTKITETVAQIDKLILYNNLPYGESIYSLLEATSHSEKFLKERGQRFVNALIDNATRTVEGQIESYVQMLIAECSTNVGKCAPLAYIFDRSVDHICKRIVDPMNGFWVGVLLCGVLFLPVLFVAHRLLCLYKKIDPYSAPAVGIVEGGSDYLYDAYSEREREHEHVPLANVPKKRRKAYERRREQQDYYEDASPGVSRSRGGGGMANGGGDAAGGSNMRYNDVAPTAKVVAILDTRPKALAADGFF; this is encoded by the exons aTGACAGCCGATTACCTCAAGCCAAAGGCGACACGCCACAAAAAGAGCGCCGTTAAGCGACGCCATCGGCAAATTGCCTATCTAGCCATATGCAGTCTCAGCGTGATAATATTCGGCTTTGCCTTGGCCACATTAATCAGGCCAACTCACGCAGCCGATGCCGATGGTACGGGAATGGTGTGGCGCGAGGGTTACGAGGGATTTGGCACCACCCATGAGCAGAATCATCTGCCACATTATCCCCATCCGGAGTACACAccatacaaacacacaaccaACTATACCAAATCACCAAAATACTTCACCGAGGCCATGGACCCGGTCTACAATTTCACCCACTTGGTGTTTGACAAATTTTTCGTGCGCAAAACCGCTTTGCCACCAG gCTACATTGTGGTCAAGGACCAGGACTCACTTGCTCTTGGTCCCAAGGTCGATGAGAATGATTGGCGTGATCTCTTGCAGCACTATTGGATCGTGCTCATCTTTGTGTTCattatgctgctgctcgtAATTATCGTACCCTTCATAGC TGTGTGCtattgctgcttttgctgctgtcgaaACTGCAAAGAAGGTTGTCCACCCTGCGATAGTGAAAAGGATGGACGAAAACGTTGTTGTTATGGactgatgatgctgctgctcatcatTGGCTTGCT ctTTGGCGTCATCATTGCCTTTGTGACCAATAAGATGCTGGATAGCGGCTTTGATGACACCAGCAACACACTGCGACGTGCCAGCGATGACACCTGCACTTTCCTCAAGGATGTGTCCGAACACATACATCATTTGTTCGTTAAGAATTATGAGGAAATGGAGACCAATCTGAATGACATTTTGAAAA ATGTACCGCGGCACATTTATTTGGATCTAATGGATACCTCggaattgaatttgttgtatGAATTGCAGCGCATATTTAACAACACAAAGCAAGCTGTCACATTATTAACTACTCTACAGAAATTAGACAAGGAACTGCGCTTCAATACCGCTCAACTTCGAGACT TACTGCGCGGAGCAAAACTCAATGTGAACCATGCTTGTACTGTGCTCTGTGGCAATCGCGAGTGTTTGCAATTCTTGAAGAACACTCAAATCGAATTTCTGGACAACTCCAGATGTCTGCACCTGGACAAT ATGCCAAACAGCACAACTTATTTGCTGGCAATGCGAGATATTCTTACAATGGATACGGCTAATGTGACCACAGCTGGCATCAAGCGTGTCGAAGAGATTGAAAAACATATCAAGCGAGCCATCGAACCGCTGACACCCAAAATCACTTCGGATATACGCAAGGGACAAGAACAGTTCCTACACCAGGCGAACTCTATACGCAACATTATTGATTCCGTGCTCATGAATATTCATACGAATACCCTTAAATCGACCAGGACATTCGATGATGTCTATGAGAGATTTGGTGTGGATCGCAGCTTTGTCAGCGTTGCTGTTTGCGTGTTTCTGCTAGTG ATATTGTTTGTGCTCGTTATTTCGCTGGTCTGCGGCTGTTGTGGACGACGTCGACGTGGCTATCGCGATGATTGCTGCAGCAAGGGAACGGGCGCCACTTGCCTTTTATT TGCTATTTTGTTGATATTCTGCGTGTTCTCCGTCACTGTGCTCGTTGGACTTTTCTACTTCATTCTCGGCATGACAACCTACACGGGTGCCTGTGCACCACTGCGCGATCAGGAGAAGAACGATCTCTTCCGTCAGATCGATTCAGTGATTGATCTCAATCGTTATTTGCCACACTCTGAACGTGTGACGGAGACTCCACTGCCGCCGCTTCGCATCTCAAATGCCATTAAAGCTTGTCACGCCGACGAATCCATATTTGAGCTAATGCAAAAGAATAATCTCTACGACATTAATGAGTTGGAGCGCATTAAGGTGCTGCGTGATCCGCCAGAAAACAAAGTGCCCATCTTCAGGGCGGACTATAGTAACTTTAGTGTCTTCACCAAGTCGGAGAGAGAAGAATTGCAATCCGCCGCCAATAGCAACATGTCGCGCTACAAAGGAGCTATATTCCTTTCGCACATTTGCAAGACATTAACACCCGTCGATCTGCCGACAATGGCCAATCAACTGAGGCAACTGCGTTCAAGTCTATGGAGTCAATGGGGCATTTACGATTGGGCCAGAACGGCGCTGGAGAATGAGGCCTTCAATCTAGAGAAAATCTATGATGAGTTCTACAATAAGATCATCACGGGCGTgacaaaaataactgaaacAGTAGCTCAAATCGATAAGCTAATATTGTACAACAACTTGCCATATGGCGAATCGATTTATTCGCTGCTCGAGGCAACAAGTCATTCTGAGAAGTTCTTAAAGGAGCGCGGTCAGCGATTTGTGAATGCCCTGATTGATAATGCAACCCGAACGGTCGAGGGTCAAATCGAATCATATGTCCAAATGCTGATTGCAGAGTGCAGCACAAACGTTGGCAAATGCGCACCATTAGCTTACATTTTCGATCGCAGTGTCGATCACATTTGCAAACGCATCGTGGATCCAATG AATGGTTTCTGGGTGGGCGTCTTGCTCTGTGGCGTGCTCTTCCTGCCTGTGCTCTTTGTGGCTCatcgtttgctttgcttgtatAAGAAGATCGATCCGTATTCGGCGCCAGCTGTGGGCATTGTTGAGGGCGG cagcGACTACTTGTATGACGCCTATAGCGAGCGTGAGCGCGAACACGAGCATGTGCCATTGGCCAA TGTGCCAAAGAAGCGTCGCAAAGCTTATGAGCGCCGACGGGAGCAACAGGATTACTATGAGGATGCATCGCCGGGCGTGTCACGTTCccgcggtggcggtggcatgGCCAATGGCGGTGGCGATGCTGCcggtggcagcaacatgcGCTACAACGATGTGGCACCCAC cgcTAAAGTTGTGGCTATACTAGATACACGGCCAAAAGCACTGGCGGCAGATGGTTTCTTTTAG